The Primulina eburnea isolate SZY01 chromosome 6, ASM2296580v1, whole genome shotgun sequence genome contains a region encoding:
- the LOC140833519 gene encoding uncharacterized protein has translation MGKSGPPHMPPSGDGGGSNSASCIVAAIFLIFLAVAAFIVYFTIFRPEDPKLSVNAIQVPAFSAANSTVNFTFSQYVTMHNPNRVVFTHYGSSVQLLYTGNQVGYLFIPAGKIEAGGTRYMAATFVVKSFPLSVGPQESVVPTAADGRNGFPFRSSMEVETRIEMAGRVRILHFFTHHVEARAECRVAIAATDGSVLGFNC, from the coding sequence ATGGGCAAGTCTGGTCCTCCCCACATGCCACCAAGTGGCGATGGCGGCGGCTCTAACTCCGCTTCCTGCATAGTCGCCGCCATTTTTCTTATTTTCCTAGCCGTCGCTGCATTCATCGTCTACTTCACAATTTTCAGGCCCGAAGACCCAAAACTCTCAGTCAATGCCATCCAAGTCCCCGCCTTCTCTGCCGCCAACTCCACCGTCAATTTCACTTTCTCCCAATACGTCACCATGCACAACCCCAACCGTGTCGTGTTCACCCACTACGGCAGTTCGGTGCAGCTTCTCTACACCGGAAATCAGGTAGGCTACCTGTTCATACCCGCCGGGAAGATCGAAGCAGGTGGGACTCGATACATGGCCGCCACTTTTGTCGTCAAGTCCTTTCCGCTTTCTGTTGGGCCGCAAGAAAGCGTGGTACCCACTGCGGCGGACGGCCGTAATGGGTTCCCGTTCCGGTCGAGCATGGAAGTAGAAACCAGAATTGAGATGGCGGGCAGGGTACGAATTCTGCACTTCTTCACACACCATGTGGAAGCCAGGGCCGAATGTAGGGTAGCCATTGCTGCTACCGATGGATCTGTCTTAGGTTTCAACTGTTAA
- the LOC140834537 gene encoding uncharacterized protein — protein sequence MEPENPPAAPPSARFERCLPCPCNGGSCRLLTSTQKHLGRQYYKCPRQQLKCEFFKWADLVEPHELINVPYCGGCMAGVCRFTKVTTGPNAGRILFMCRVKEGQGSCGFQVWQDELHENATPFVSCDNTGPVTADMVMDFNLISDDEPDNESNLNDTSINMNSPCPDVTTIGKMEQRNCQEERSDDVLRTPSKESTAGDKKSFSPLLHPISESNEEFSVNEGYSPSQFTPECNSELSCSRTTQVAVNAPSRAELFSETTPNNVMTEAISKSFTLAAEHLQNDLITRLEVMDFKDHEAMTHASEATFAALNRLFHDYQPLKERVNELIHSAVSLAEIEKSIPGEDSYQCLMDHCHRERIKLGEIDKAHAKVVGSVDKKGKRLIALQEELSSMKEWISRAEAEIMCCKAELWNMENQLVEISNKKLILKEKFLIASKEWEDRLKFRERKDVEKSAAKAAFDRARALLRR from the exons ATGGAACCGGAGAACCCACCTGCAGCTCCCCCGTCTGCACGCTTTGAACGGTGCCTTCCATGCCCCTGCAACGGCGGAAGCTGCCGCCTTTTAACCTCCACCCAGAAACATCTGGGTCGCCAATACTATAAATGTCCTCGGCAGCAATTA AAATGTGAATTCTTCAAGTGGGCCGATTTGGTAGAGCCACATGAGCTCATTAACGTGCCGTACTGTGGCGGCTGTATGGCCGGCGTTTGCCGCTTCACTAAGGTGACGACTGGACCTAATGCCGGTAGAATTTTGTTCATGTGCCGCGTAAAGGAG GGACAAGGGTCTTGTGGGTTTCAAGTTTGGCAGGACGAGCTACACGAAAATGCAACTCCGTTTGTCAGCTGTGATAACACTGGCCCTGTAACTGCTGATATGGTCATGGATTTCAACCTGATAAGTGACGACGAGCCCGATAATGAGTCAAATTTGAACGACACTTCAATAAATATGAATAGCCCATGTCCCGATGTGACGACGATTGGGAAGATGGAGCAAAGGaattgtcaagaagaaagatcagATGATGTATTGAGGACACCCTCCAAAGAATCTACAGCTGGAGATAAAAAAA GCTTCTCCCCTCTGTTACATCCCATTTCTGAGTCAAATGAAGAATTTTCAGTAAACGAAGGTTACAGCCCTTCCCAATTCACTCCAGAATGCAATTCTGAGCTCTCATGCTCTAGAACTACCCAAGTTGCTGTTAATGCACCATCACGTGCAGAACTTTTCTCTGAAACCACACCCAACAACGTTATGACAGAAGCAATTTCCAAGTCATTCACGCTGGCAGCTGAGCACCTTCAGAACGACCTCATAACTCGTCTGGAGGTGATGGATTTCAAAGACCATGAAGCCATGACTCATGCATCAGAAGCCACTTTTGCTGCTCTAAATCGCCTGTTTCATGATTACCAACCTTTGAAGGAACGTGTGAACGAGCTTATACATTCTGCAGTTTCATTAGCTGAGATTGAAAAATCCATTCCCGGCGAAGATTCTTATCAATGTTTAATGGATCATTGTCATCGCGAAAGAATAAAGCTAGGCGAGATTGATAAAGCACATGCTAAAGTTGTGGGTAGTGTTGATAAAAAGGGGAAGCGTTTGATAGCTTTGCAGGAGGAACTTTCTTCAATGAAGGAGTGGATTTCCCGGGCTGAGGCCGAAATAATGTGTTGCAAGGCGGAGTTGTGGAATATGGAGAATCAGCTGGTAGAAATATCTAACAAGAAgctgattttgaaggaaaagttTCTTATTGCATCTAAAGAATGGGAGGATCGTTTGAAATTCCGGGAACGAAAAGATGTTGAGAAAAGTGCTGCTAAGGCAGCATTCGACAGGGCAAGAGCATTGCTTCGAAGATGA